A stretch of the Arvicanthis niloticus isolate mArvNil1 chromosome 30, mArvNil1.pat.X, whole genome shotgun sequence genome encodes the following:
- the Nlrp12 gene encoding NACHT, LRR and PYD domains-containing protein 12, whose translation MLPATAKDGLHRLSTYLEELEAGDLKKFKLYLGIAEELGQDKIPWGRMEMAGPLEMAQLMVAHMGTREAWLLALSTFERIHRKDLWERGQGEDLVRVTQNNGLCSLESQSACLLDVSSDAPRKDPQTTYKDYVRRKFRLMEDRNARLGECVNLSHRYTQLLLVKEHTNPIWAQKKLLDIGWGYSRTRSLQASPIQMETLFEPDEERPEPPRTVVIQGAAGMGKSMLAHKVMLDWADGRLFQGQFDFVFYISCKELNRSHSQCSVHDLISSCWPEFGAPLEDLIRAPDRLLFIIDGFDKLHPSFHDAQGPWCLCWEEKRPTELLLGSIIRRLLLPQLSLLITTRPCALEKLHGLLEHPRHVEILGFSEAERKEYFYRYFHNTGQASQVFTFMMDYEPLFTMCFVPMVSWVVCTCLKQHLESGELLRPTSRTTTAVYMFYLLSLMQPKPGTPTFKVPANQKGLVSLAAEGLWNQKILFDEQDLGKHGLDGADVSTFLNVNIFQKDIKCEKFYSFIHLSFQEFFAAMYCALHGRDAVRRVLVEYGFSERNFLALTVRFLFGLLNEEMRCYLERNLGWTISPQVKEEALAWIQNKAQSEGSTLQHGSLELLSCLYEIQEEDFIQQALSHFQVVVVRNISTKMEHVVCSFCVRYCRSTEVLHLYGSAYSTGTEDDQPEPSGAQSQSARSQERNILPDIYSAYLSAAVCTNSNLIELALYRNALGSQGVRLLCQGLRHANCKLQNLRLKRCQISTSACQDLAAAVIANRNLIRLDLSGNSLGVLGLELLCEGLRHPRCRLQMIQLRKCLLEAAAGQVLASVLSSNSHLVELDLTGNPLEDLGLKLLCQGLRHPVCRLRTLWLKICHLRQASCEDLAATLKMNQSLMELDLGLNDLEDSGVLLLCEGLRHPDCKLQTLRLGICRLGSDACAGIPSVLQVNTHLRELDLSFNDLGDRGLWLLGEGLRHQTCRLQKLWLDSCGLTSKACEDLASTLGISQTLNELYLTNNALGDSGVWQLCKRLRHPGCKLRVLWLFGMDLNKMTLRRIAALRVTKPYLDIGC comes from the exons ATGTTGCCGGCTACAGCTAAGGATGGCCTCCATCGACTGTCTACCTACCTGGAAGAACTCGAGGCTGGGGACctgaagaaattcaaattatACCTGGGGATTGCAGAGGAACTGGGCCAGGACAAGATCCCCTGGGGACGAATGGAGATGGCTGGTCCTCTGGAAATGGCCCAGCTGATGGTGGCCCATATGGGGACAAGGGAGGCTTGGCTTCTGGCTCTCAGCACCTTTGAGAGGATTCACAGGAAGGACCTGTGGGAGCGAGGACAGGGAGAAGACCTGGTGAGGG TCACTCAGAATAATGGTCTATGCTCCCTTGAGAGTCAATCAGCATGCCTTTTGGATGTTTCTTCCGATGCACCAAGAAAAG ATCCCCAAACAACCTACAAAGACTATGTCCGAAGGAAATTCCGGCTAATGGAAGACCGCAATGCACGACTAGGCGAGTGTGTGAACCTGAGCCATCGTTACACTCAGCTTCTCCTAGTAAAGGAACACACAAATCCTATCTGGGCACAGAAAAAACTTCTGGATATAGGGTGGGGATACTCCAGAACCAGGAGCCTCCAGGCTAGCCCTATCCAAATGGAGACCCTCTTTGAGCCAGACGAAGAACGCCCTGAGCCACCACGCACGGTGGTAATACAAGGGGCAGCAGGAATGGGGAAGTCCATGCTGGCCCACAAAGTGATGTTGGACTGGGCCGATGGGAGGCTCTTCCAAGGCCAGTTCGATTTTGTCTTCTATATCAGCTGCAAGGAGTTGAACAGAAGCCACTCCCAGTGCAGCGTACATGACCTCATCTCTAGCTGCTGGCCCGAGTTTGGTGCACCCCTCGAGGACCTCATCCGGGCTCCTGATCGTCTCCTATTCATCATTGATGGCTTTGATAAGCTCCATCCTTCTTTCCATGATGCTCAGGGTCCCTGGTGCCTCTGCTGGGAGGAGAAACGACCCACTGAACTCCTACTCGGAAGTATCATTCGGAGGTTGCTTTTGCCCCAGCTCTCTTTGCTCATCACCACACGACCCTGTGCACTGGAAAAGCTGCACGGCTTGCTGGAACACCCCAGGCACGTGGAGATCCTAGGCTTCTccgaggcagagaggaaggaatatTTCTACAGATATTTCCACAACACTGGACAAGCAAGCCAAGTTTTCACCTTTATGATGGACTATGAACCCCTCTTTACCATGTGTTTTGTTCCCATGGTGTCTTGGGTGGTCTGCACCTGCCTAAAGCAGCATCTGGAAAGTGGGGAGCTTTTAAGACCAACATCTAGGACCACCACAGCGGTTTATATGTTCTACCTTCTGAGCTTGATGCAGCCCAAGCCAGGGACCCCAACCTTCAAAGTCCCAGCCAACCAGAAAGGCCTGGTCTCTCTGGCTGCAGAGGGCCTCTGGAATCAGAAGATTCTATTTGACGAACAGGATCTTGGGAAACACGGCCTAGATGGAGCAGATGTCTCCACTTTCCTCAACGTGAACATATTCCAGAAGGACATCAAGTGTGAGAAATTCTACAGCTTCATCCACCTGAGTTTCCAGGAATTCTTTGCAGCCATGTACTGTGCACTACATGGCAGAGATGCGGTGAGGAGAGTGCTGGTTGAGTACGGTTTCTCAGAAAGGAACTTCTTGGCCCTCACGGTCCGCTTCCTGTTTGGCCTCCTCAATGAAGAGATGAGATGCTACCTGGAGAGGAATCTCGGCTGGACCATCTCCCCTCAGGTCAAGGAGGAAGCGTTGGCGTGGATCCAAAACAAGGCGCAAAGTGAAGGCTCCACCCTGCAGCATGGCTCCCTGGAGCTACTCAGCTGCTTGTATGAGATCCAGGAGGAAGACTTCATCCAGCAGGCCCTGAGCCACTTTCAAGTGGTTGTAGTCAGAAACATCTCAACAAAGATGGAGCACGTGGTCTGCTCGTTTTGTGTGAGGTACTGCAGAAGCACAGAGGTGCTTCATTTGTACGGGAGTGCCTATAGTACAGGCACAGAGGATGACCAACCAGAACCTTCCGGAGCCCAGAGTCAGTCCGCACGCTC ACAGGAAAGGAACatacttcctgacatctacagtGCGTACCTCTCAGCAGCTGTCTGCACCAACTCAAACCTGATCGAGCTGGCCTTGTACCGCAATGCCTTGGGCAGCCAGGGTGTGCGGCTGCTCTGTCAAGGCCTCCGACATGCCAACTGCAAGCTTCAGAACCTGAG GCTgaagaggtgtcagatctccACATCAGCCTGCCAGGACCTCGCAGCAGCTGTCATCGCCAACAGAAATTTAATCAGGCTGGACCTCAGTGGTAACAGCCTTGGGGTGCTAGGCCTGGAACTGCTCTGTGAGGGGCTGCGGCACCCCAGGTGTAGGCTGCAGATGATCCA GCTGAGGAAGTGTCTGCTGGAGGCTGCAGCTGGCCAAGTGTTGGCCTCTGTTCTCAGCAGCAACTCACATCTGGTAGAACTGGATCTGACAGGAAACCCCTTGGAGGACTTGGGGCTGAAGTTACTGTGTCAAGGGCTGAGGCACCCAGTGTGCAGGCTTCGGACCTTGTG GCTGAAGATCTGCCATCTTCGACAAGCTTCCTGTGAAGATCTGGCCGCTACTCTCAAAATGAACCAGAGCTTGATGGAGCTGGACCTAGGTCTGAATGACCTTGAGGATTCTGGGGTGCTTCTGCTGTGTGAGGGCCTCAGGCATCCAGACTGCAAACTCCAGACCCTCCG GTTGGGCATTTGTCGACTGGGCTCAGACGCGTGTGCAGGCATTCCCAGTGTGCTCCAGGTTAACACACACCTCCGAGAGCTGGACCTGAGCTTCAAtgacttgggagacagaggcctgTGGCTCCTGGGGGAAGGCCTGAGGCACCAGACATGCAGACTCCAGAAGCTGTg GCTGGATAGCTGCGGCCTTACATCCAAAGCATGTGAGGACCTTGCTTCTACCCTGGGAATCAGCCAGACCCTGAATGAGCTTTATTTGACCAACAACGCTCTGGGGGATTCAGGTGTCTGGCAGCTATGCAAGAGGCTGAGGCATCCAGGCTGCAAGCTTCGAGTCCTGTG GCTGTTTGGAATGGACCTGAATAAAATGACCCTTAGGAGGATAGCGGCACTTCGAGTCACAAAACCATACCTGGATATTGGGTGCTGA